The Anoxybacillus amylolyticus DNA segment TGGCAAGGAAGAAGTGGTGCGACCGTTTCTTCCGGAAACCGATCGGATTCAACTCGTTCATACGGAAGAAGTCATCGAAGCAACAGACGAACCAGTGCGGGCTGTCCGCCGGAAAAAACAAGCGTCCATGGTATTAATGGCCGAAGAAGTGAAGCAAGGGCGCGCACATGCGTGCATCTCTGCAGGCAATACAGGAGCATTGATGGCAGCGGGGCTGTTTATCGTCGGGCGGATTGGAGGGATTGAACGTCCGGCATTAGCGCCAACGTTGCCGACGCTTGATGGCAAAGGATTTGTCTTTTTAGATGTTGGCGCGAACGTCGACGCCCGTCCGGAACATTTATTGCAATATGCATTAATGGGGTCGATTTATGCGGAAAAAGCGCGCGGAATCGCAAAGCCGCGTGTTGGGTTATTAAACGTCGGAACAGAAGACCAAAAAGGAAACGACTTAGCGAAGCGGGCGTTTCAACTGATGCAATCGGCGAACATTCATTTCGTTGGCAACGTCGAAGCGCGTGATTTGCTTGAAGGGGTGGCAGATGTTGTCGTGACTGATGGGTTTACAGGCAATGTGGCGTTAAAAACGATTGAAGGAACAGCGATTTCGATGTTTACGATGTTAAAAGAAGCGCTTACAAGCAGCTTTTCTAGCAAGCTTGCGGCGGCGGTATTGAAGCCGAAACTGCTGGATATTAAAAAGAAAATGGATTATTCGGAGTACGGTGGTGCTGCGCTATTTGGCTTAAACGCCCCGGTCATTAAAGCGCACGGTTCATCTGATGCAAACGCCATTTTCCATGCAATTCGCCAAGCGCGCGAAATGGTGTTGCATCATCTCGCAGAAACGATTAAATCCGAACTTGAACGGATGCAAAAGGAAGGGAACTAGCATGGGCAAATTAGCATTTATATTTCCAGGACAAGGGTCACAGACCGTTGGCATGGGAAAAGAATTAGCGGCACAAGATGAAAAAACAGCGGCAATTTTTCAGGCGGCCGATGAGCGGCTCGGCTTTTCACTGTCATCGATTATTTTTGAAGGACCGCAAGAAACGTTGACGTTAACGTACAATGCCCAGCCAGCATTGCTAACAACAAGTGTCGCGCTGCTTGAAAAAGTAAACGAAGCGGGGATAACCCCTGATTATGTCGCTGGTCATAGTTTAGGCGAATATACAGCGCTTGTGGCAGCAGGATCGATTTCGTTTTTAGATGCGGTATATGCGGTGCGCAAACGCGGCGAATTTATGGAAGAAGCAGTACCTAGCGGAGAAGGGACGATGGCGGCTGTACTTGGAATGGTGGCGGAAGAACTTGAAGCGATTACGGAGCAAGTGACGAATGACGGCGCACCTGTGCAATTAGCGAATTTAAACTGTCCTGGGCAAATCGTGATTTCTGGTTCCAAAGCAGGTGTGGAACGTGCAGCGCAGCTAGCGAAAGAAAAAGGGGCGAAACGTGTGATTCCGCTTGATGTAAGCGGTCCGTTCCATTCTGCGCTCATGAAGCCGGCAGCTGGGAAGTTATCCGACGTATTAGCCACGATAACAATTAAAGACGCTGTGATTCCTGTCATCGCTAACGTGACTGCAAAACCGATGACGGAAAAGGAAACGATTCAACGCTTGTTAATTGAACAGCTATATTCGCCTGTTCGTTGGGAACAATCCGTTGTGAACATGGTGGAATTAGGTGTCGATACGTTCGTAGAAATTGGGCCGGGCAAAGTATTGTCAGGGCTCGTAAAAAAAATTAACCGCAATGTCACGGTCTATTCGATTTATGACGTTGCTTCCCTTGAAGCAACCATTGCGGCATTGAAAGGGGAATAAATATGTTGCAAGAAAAAGTCGCACTTGTGACTGGGGCATCGCGCGGCATCGGCAGAGCGATTGCGCTCGAACTTGCGCGCCATGGAGCAAAAGTAGCCGTCAACTATGCTGGAAGCGAAGCGAAAGCGAAAGAAGTAGTCGAAGAAATTGAACAAATGGGCGGGGAAGCGTTTGCGGTGCAAGCGAACGTTGCAAGCAGTGAAGCGGTAGAACAAATGGTCAAAGAAGTAATCGAGCGTTTTGGCCGCATCGACATTTTAGTGAACAATGCCGGGATTACGCGTGATAATTTATTGATGCGTATGAAAGAAGAAGAATGGGATGATGTGATTAATACGAACTTAAAAGGTGTGTTTCATTGCACGAAAGCGGTGACCCGCCCGATGATGAAACAACGGTTTGGTCGCATTGTGAACATCGCTTCGATTGTCGGGGTGAGCGGCAATCCAGGGCAAGCGAACTACGTTGCGGCGAAAGCGGGTGTGATTGGTTTTACGAAAACAGCGGCAAAAGAGCTAGCAAGCCGCAATATTACGGTAAACGCGATTGCGCCAGGCTTTATTACAACAGATATGACTGACCGCCTTAGCGAAGATGTGCGGGCGGAAATGTTAAGGCAAATTCCGCTTGCTCGTTTTGGTGAGCCAGAAGATATTGCAAAAGTCGTTTCCTTTTTAGTTTCTGACGCTGCGAACTACATTACCGGACAAACGATCCACGTTGATGGCGGAATGGTCATGTAAATTCATGCTAGTATTTTGCTAAGAAATTGTCTATAATCATGAGAGGAGGTGAATGCAATTATGGCAGACGTATTAGAGCGCGTAACGAAAATTATCGTTGACCGTCTAGGAGTGGAAGAATCGCAAGTAACGCTTGAAGCTTCTTTTAAAGAAGATTTAGGTGCTGATTCTTTAGACGTAGTAGAACTTGTGATGGAATTGGAAGATGAATTTGACATGGAGATTTCCGACGAGGAAGCAGAAAAAATCGTCACAGTTGGAGACGCTGTGAACTACATAAAAAGCCGCATGTAAATAATTGAAGAAAAGTCCCGTTGCTTAAACGGGGCTTTCTATGCTTTTTTATTGATTGAATAGGGCTCTTGTCGAGCAGATGATGGAAGTCCGGAGGTTCATATATGTCGAAGCAGAAAGAAAAAGAGCAGCGTGCGAATGAAAAAAGGAGAACGAAATTCCGACAGTTTCAGGAAAAAATAGGTATTTTATTTCAAGATGAAAAACTGTTAGTTCAAGCGTTTACCCATTCATCGTATGTGAATGAGCATCGCAAACGACCGCAAGAAGATAATGAGCGCCTTGAGTTTTTGGGAGACGCTGTGCTAGAGTTAACCGTGTCTCAATATTTATTTCAACAGTTTCCGCATATGAGCGAAGGGGAATTGACAAAATTACGGGCGGCGATTGTATGCGAGCCGTCGCTTGTGAAATTTGCGAACGACCTTTCGTTTGGTCAGCTTGTGCTGCTCGGAAAAGGGGAAGAGATGACGGGTGGGCGCACGCGACCATCGCTATTGGCGGATGTGTTTGAAGCGTTTGTTGGGGCGCTTTATTTAGATCAAGGAATGGATGCGGTCATTCGATTTTTGGAGCAAACGATTTTTCCAAAAATTCGCGAAGGTGCTTTTTCTCATGTGATGGATTATAAAAGCCAATTACAAGAGCTTGTGCAGCGCGATGGCAGCGGTGTCATTGAGTATACGATTTTGCAAGAAAAAGGACCTGCACACAATAAAGAGTTCGTTTCTCGTGTGGCGTTAAACGGGGAAGAGTTTGGGATTGGCGTCGGAAGATCGAAAAAAGAAGCAGAGCAAAAAGCAGCGCAAATGGCGTTAGAGAAGTTAAAAGCGTTAGCGACCGAATAAACCAAAGGGCTGGCTGAGCAAACGATAGTCAGCCCTTTTGTCGGCTCTATGTTTGAACGAGCAACTATGATACAATAGGAAAGATTCTAGATGAAAGATAGCGAGGCGGGGTACGTATGTTCCTCAAACGATTAGATATTATCGGCTTTAAATCTTTTGCCGATCGCGTGTCGATCGAATTTGTTCCAGGGGTGACAGCTGTCGTTGGTCCAAATGGCAGCGGCAAAAGCAACATTACCGATGCGATTCGCTGGGTACTTGGCGAGCAGTCAGCAAAATCGCTTCGCGGTGCGAAAATGGAAGACATCATTTTTGCCGGCAGCGATTCGCGTAAGCCACTGAACATCGCCGAAGTGACGTTGACGCTCGATAACGAAGATCAATTTTTGCCGCTTGACTACCAAGAAGTAAGTGTGACACGGCGCGTGTACCGTTCAGGGGAAAGCGAATTTTTTATTAACCAGCAGCCGTGCCGGTTAAAAGATATTATTGATTTATTTATGGACTCCGGGCTAGGAAAAGAAGCATTTTCAATTATCGGCCAAGGGCGCATCGAAGAAATTTTAAGCAGCAAACCAGAAGAGCGGCGCACGATTTTTGAAGAGGCGGCCGGGGTATTAAAATATAAAATTCGCAAGAAAAAAGCGGAGCAAAAGCTTTCAGAGACACAAGATAACTTGCAGCGCGTCAATGATATTTTACATGAGTTAGAGCATCAGCTCGAACCGCTCCAAATACAGGCATCAATTGCCAAAGACTATTTAGAAAAGCGCGGCGAACTCGAAAAATTGGAAGTGGCGCTGATTGCGCATGAAATTGAAGAACTCCATCGGCAATGGAGCGCACTGCGTCAACAAGTGGTCATTCATCAGCAAGAAGAAATGGCGCTTGCGGCAACGATGCAAAAAGAAGAAGCGTCTGTAGAACAGCTTCGCGACCAGTTAACGGCGCTTGACGAATCGATTGACGGCTTGCAGCAAGTGCTGCTTTCGGTTAGTGAAGAACTCGAAAAGCTAGAGGGGCGGAAAGAAGTATTAAAAGAGCGGAAAAAAAATGCAGCGCAATATAAAAAACAACTCGAAGAGGCGATCGCGTCTTTGGCGGAGAAGCAAGCGCTGCTAATTGAGGCGCTTGCGAAAGAAGAAGAAACGCTTCTGCAAGTAAAGCAAGAAATTGCTGCGCTTCAAGCAGAACTAAAAGAAAAACAGCAAGCGTTTTCTCTTTATAATGTCAGCGTCGAAGAACGAATGGAACAACTAAAAAGCGATTACATCGAACTCGTGCATGAGCAAGCATCGCTAAAAAACGAGCGTTCGCATTTGCAAACGCAGCTTGAAAAACTAGCAACAAAACAAGCAACGCTCGCGAAAGAAAATGAAAAATATTTGCGTGAACGCGAATACGTGCAAGCACAACAAGCAGAGCTGAAAGCACAATACGAGAAAACAGAGCGCATGGTGACAGCATGCGAAAGCAAATTGCAAGAAAAACTCGAACAGCTGTCGCATCTAAAGCAAGAAATCGAGCAAAAAGAAGCGATGCTTTATCAAGCATACCAATATTTGCAGCAAACGAAATCGCGCAAAGAAAT contains these protein-coding regions:
- the plsX gene encoding phosphate acyltransferase PlsX, which produces MKIAIDAMGGDHAPKEIVLGAVKAVQHFSDLEITLFGKEEVVRPFLPETDRIQLVHTEEVIEATDEPVRAVRRKKQASMVLMAEEVKQGRAHACISAGNTGALMAAGLFIVGRIGGIERPALAPTLPTLDGKGFVFLDVGANVDARPEHLLQYALMGSIYAEKARGIAKPRVGLLNVGTEDQKGNDLAKRAFQLMQSANIHFVGNVEARDLLEGVADVVVTDGFTGNVALKTIEGTAISMFTMLKEALTSSFSSKLAAAVLKPKLLDIKKKMDYSEYGGAALFGLNAPVIKAHGSSDANAIFHAIRQAREMVLHHLAETIKSELERMQKEGN
- the fabD gene encoding ACP S-malonyltransferase, yielding MGKLAFIFPGQGSQTVGMGKELAAQDEKTAAIFQAADERLGFSLSSIIFEGPQETLTLTYNAQPALLTTSVALLEKVNEAGITPDYVAGHSLGEYTALVAAGSISFLDAVYAVRKRGEFMEEAVPSGEGTMAAVLGMVAEELEAITEQVTNDGAPVQLANLNCPGQIVISGSKAGVERAAQLAKEKGAKRVIPLDVSGPFHSALMKPAAGKLSDVLATITIKDAVIPVIANVTAKPMTEKETIQRLLIEQLYSPVRWEQSVVNMVELGVDTFVEIGPGKVLSGLVKKINRNVTVYSIYDVASLEATIAALKGE
- the fabG gene encoding 3-oxoacyl-[acyl-carrier-protein] reductase, translating into MLQEKVALVTGASRGIGRAIALELARHGAKVAVNYAGSEAKAKEVVEEIEQMGGEAFAVQANVASSEAVEQMVKEVIERFGRIDILVNNAGITRDNLLMRMKEEEWDDVINTNLKGVFHCTKAVTRPMMKQRFGRIVNIASIVGVSGNPGQANYVAAKAGVIGFTKTAAKELASRNITVNAIAPGFITTDMTDRLSEDVRAEMLRQIPLARFGEPEDIAKVVSFLVSDAANYITGQTIHVDGGMVM
- the acpP gene encoding acyl carrier protein, with protein sequence MADVLERVTKIIVDRLGVEESQVTLEASFKEDLGADSLDVVELVMELEDEFDMEISDEEAEKIVTVGDAVNYIKSRM
- the rnc gene encoding ribonuclease III, with translation MSKQKEKEQRANEKRRTKFRQFQEKIGILFQDEKLLVQAFTHSSYVNEHRKRPQEDNERLEFLGDAVLELTVSQYLFQQFPHMSEGELTKLRAAIVCEPSLVKFANDLSFGQLVLLGKGEEMTGGRTRPSLLADVFEAFVGALYLDQGMDAVIRFLEQTIFPKIREGAFSHVMDYKSQLQELVQRDGSGVIEYTILQEKGPAHNKEFVSRVALNGEEFGIGVGRSKKEAEQKAAQMALEKLKALATE